A window of Panicum virgatum strain AP13 chromosome 8K, P.virgatum_v5, whole genome shotgun sequence contains these coding sequences:
- the LOC120644019 gene encoding uncharacterized protein LOC120644019 isoform X1, producing MKCVIQCVRVWHVICFKLFPPKIDGSASSHAVNLHGIWKCNFAVFRSYGLKLPNGLGWAGLEHCLFGIDLSIVSSPFAFGVHRGEAAAGGSRRRSPSSPPPSAPPLRRAPSSPAFTVSSRRAVSSGCSSYSRYSPSSRRPSSTSASAASTACARGSAGGSRARPWCARTAATPPTRFPTRWKRFGWLWTRGSTAWRWTSRGPPTACSSRCTTGRDLQKMSGDSTAKVGHWSTDEIKALSTRFQLSKSVRNEDVPKAEDALAMISQSVRQVILDVKVGPPSFEKGLAEDVLSLLKRINCKNCLLWAKSDDLGREMIKLSKDVVVGYIVMVDKSTGRRIELVRLEGAKVAGVYHHLIHEKVMKVMRRHDKKVFAWTVDDTNSMEKMLSEHVDAIVTSNPSLLQQLMHETRTECMEDGFALP from the exons ATGAAATGTGTAATCCAGTGCGTACGTGTATGGCATGTTATATGCTTCAAACTTTTTCCCCCAAAAATAGATGGATCCGCATCCTCTCATGCTGTGAATTTGCATGGTATATGGAAATGCAACTTTGCCGTATTCCGAAGTTATGGGCTTAAATTGCCaaatgggctgggctgggctgggctggaacATTGTCTTTTCGGAATAGATCTCAGCATCGTTTCTTCACCTTTTGCCTTCGGAGTGCACAGGGGAGAAG cggccgccggcggcagccgccgccgctccccctcTTCCCCGCCGCCAAGCGCTCCTCCGCTCCGGCGAGCCCCCTCTTCGCCCGCCTTCACCGTCTCCTCCCGGCGAGCCGTCTCCTCCGGCTGCTCCTCCTACTCGCGCTATTCTCCCTCGTCCCGCCGGccttcttccacctccgcctccgccgcttccACCGC ATGCGCGAGAGGAAGTGCGGGTGGATCACGAGCCCGCCCATGGTgtgcgcgcacggcggcgacTCCACCAACGCGTTTCCCAACTCG ATGGAAGCGTTTCGGATGGCTCTGGACGCGCGGGTCGACTGCGTGGAGGTGGACATCTCGAGGTCCTCCGACGGCGTGCTCTTCGCGCTGCACGACAG GCAGGGATCTGCAAAAAATGTCTGGTGATTCCACTGCCAAAGTTGGCCACTGGAGCACAGATGAG ATAAAAGCACTAAGTACAAGGTTTCAGTTATCGAAAAGTGTCCGAAACGAGGATGTTCCTAAAGCAGAAGATGCTCTGGCA ATGATATCACAGTCGGTTCGGCAGGTGATTTTGGATGTGAAAGTTGGCCCACCTTCATTTGAGAAAGGTTTAGCTGAAGATGTATTGTCTCTT CTGAAGAGAATAAATTGCAAAAATTGTCTTCTGTGGGCAAAAAGTGATGACCTAGGGCGAGAGATGATCAAGTTGTCTAAAGATGTTGTG GTTGGTTATATTGTTATGGTTGATAAATCCACTGGTAGAAGAATTGAGTTGGTGCGGCTTGAAGGGGCTAAAGTTGCTGGTGTATATCATCATTTGATCCACGAAAAAGTCATGAAGGTCATGCGGAG ACATGATAAAAAAGTTTTTGCATGGACTGTTGACGATACCAACTCCATGGAGAAGATGCTATCTGAGCATGTTGATGCCATTGTGACCAGCAACCCTTCCCTCCTGCAGCAGCTTATGCATGAGACAAGAACTGAGTGCATGGAAGATGGTTTTGCCTTACCATAG
- the LOC120644019 gene encoding glycerophosphodiester phosphodiesterase GDPD4-like isoform X2, which translates to MRGLLGRRRQPPPLPLFPAAKRSSAPASPLFARLHRLLPASRLLRLLLLLALFSLVPPAFFHLRLRRFHRMRERKCGWITSPPMVCAHGGDSTNAFPNSMEAFRMALDARVDCVEVDISRSSDGVLFALHDRDLQKMSGDSTAKVGHWSTDEIKALSTRFQLSKSVRNEDVPKAEDALAMISQSVRQVILDVKVGPPSFEKGLAEDVLSLLKRINCKNCLLWAKSDDLGREMIKLSKDVVVGYIVMVDKSTGRRIELVRLEGAKVAGVYHHLIHEKVMKVMRRHDKKVFAWTVDDTNSMEKMLSEHVDAIVTSNPSLLQQLMHETRTECMEDGFALP; encoded by the exons ATGAGGGGGCTcctcggccgccggcggcagccgccgccgctccccctcTTCCCCGCCGCCAAGCGCTCCTCCGCTCCGGCGAGCCCCCTCTTCGCCCGCCTTCACCGTCTCCTCCCGGCGAGCCGTCTCCTCCGGCTGCTCCTCCTACTCGCGCTATTCTCCCTCGTCCCGCCGGccttcttccacctccgcctccgccgcttccACCGC ATGCGCGAGAGGAAGTGCGGGTGGATCACGAGCCCGCCCATGGTgtgcgcgcacggcggcgacTCCACCAACGCGTTTCCCAACTCG ATGGAAGCGTTTCGGATGGCTCTGGACGCGCGGGTCGACTGCGTGGAGGTGGACATCTCGAGGTCCTCCGACGGCGTGCTCTTCGCGCTGCACGACAG GGATCTGCAAAAAATGTCTGGTGATTCCACTGCCAAAGTTGGCCACTGGAGCACAGATGAG ATAAAAGCACTAAGTACAAGGTTTCAGTTATCGAAAAGTGTCCGAAACGAGGATGTTCCTAAAGCAGAAGATGCTCTGGCA ATGATATCACAGTCGGTTCGGCAGGTGATTTTGGATGTGAAAGTTGGCCCACCTTCATTTGAGAAAGGTTTAGCTGAAGATGTATTGTCTCTT CTGAAGAGAATAAATTGCAAAAATTGTCTTCTGTGGGCAAAAAGTGATGACCTAGGGCGAGAGATGATCAAGTTGTCTAAAGATGTTGTG GTTGGTTATATTGTTATGGTTGATAAATCCACTGGTAGAAGAATTGAGTTGGTGCGGCTTGAAGGGGCTAAAGTTGCTGGTGTATATCATCATTTGATCCACGAAAAAGTCATGAAGGTCATGCGGAG ACATGATAAAAAAGTTTTTGCATGGACTGTTGACGATACCAACTCCATGGAGAAGATGCTATCTGAGCATGTTGATGCCATTGTGACCAGCAACCCTTCCCTCCTGCAGCAGCTTATGCATGAGACAAGAACTGAGTGCATGGAAGATGGTTTTGCCTTACCATAG